A region from the Streptomyces lydicus genome encodes:
- the lhgO gene encoding L-2-hydroxyglutarate oxidase: MAAYDCDVLVIGAGIVGLSTAYALTRAAPGTRVVVLEKEPGPARHQTGRNSGVIHSGIYYPPGSLKARFALQGSAEMVKFCTEHDIPHEVTGKLIVATDRSELPRLHGLIQRGREHGLPVRELGPAQIAEYEPEVDGLAAIHVGTTGVCDFGAVARRFARLAEDAGARIVYGTEVTTIGRRPGRVAVRSADGTVHRARALVNCAGLHCDRIARLAGDAPGMRIVPFRGEYFTLAPERASLVRGLVYPVPDPAFPFLGVHLTRGIDGAVHIGPNAVPALAREGYDWHTIRPAELAGTLAYPGSWRIARRHWRYGAGELHRSLSRPAFADAVRRLLPAAREEDLVPSPAGVRAQAVLPDGTLVDDFLFAESPGMIHVLNAPSPAATASLPIGREVARRVMGLLGRSRA; this comes from the coding sequence GTGGCGGCGTACGACTGCGATGTGCTGGTGATCGGTGCCGGCATCGTCGGACTCTCTACGGCCTACGCACTCACGCGTGCCGCCCCCGGCACCCGCGTCGTGGTCCTGGAGAAGGAGCCGGGCCCGGCCCGTCACCAGACCGGGCGCAACAGCGGCGTCATCCACAGCGGCATCTACTATCCGCCCGGCTCCCTCAAGGCCCGCTTCGCCCTGCAGGGCTCGGCGGAAATGGTGAAGTTCTGCACCGAGCACGACATCCCGCACGAGGTCACCGGCAAGCTGATCGTCGCCACGGACCGCAGCGAGCTGCCGCGACTGCACGGCCTGATCCAGCGCGGCCGCGAACACGGCCTGCCGGTGCGGGAGCTGGGCCCCGCCCAGATAGCCGAGTACGAGCCGGAGGTGGACGGCCTGGCCGCCATCCATGTCGGCACGACCGGCGTCTGCGACTTCGGGGCCGTCGCCCGCCGGTTCGCCCGGCTCGCCGAGGACGCCGGCGCCCGGATCGTCTACGGCACCGAGGTGACGACCATCGGCCGCCGCCCCGGCCGGGTGGCGGTCCGCAGCGCCGACGGGACGGTCCACCGTGCCCGTGCCCTGGTCAACTGCGCCGGTCTGCACTGCGACCGGATCGCCCGGCTGGCCGGCGACGCCCCGGGCATGCGGATCGTCCCTTTCCGCGGCGAGTACTTCACCCTCGCTCCGGAGCGCGCCTCGCTCGTCCGCGGCCTGGTCTACCCGGTCCCCGACCCTGCCTTCCCGTTCCTCGGCGTCCATCTGACCCGCGGTATCGACGGCGCCGTCCACATCGGCCCGAACGCCGTCCCCGCCCTGGCCCGCGAGGGCTACGACTGGCACACGATCCGCCCCGCCGAGCTGGCCGGCACCCTCGCCTACCCCGGCTCCTGGCGGATAGCCCGCCGCCACTGGCGCTACGGCGCCGGCGAACTGCACCGCTCCCTGTCCCGGCCCGCCTTCGCCGACGCGGTCCGCCGCCTGCTGCCGGCCGCCCGCGAGGAGGACCTGGTGCCGTCGCCGGCCGGCGTCCGCGCCCAGGCCGTCCTCCCCGACGGCACCCTCGTCGACGATTTCCTCTTCGCCGAATCCCCCGGCATGATCCACGTCCTCAACGCCCCCTCCCCGGCCGCCACGGCCTCGCTCCCCATCGGGCGGGAGGTGGCACGGCGGGTCATGGGGCTGCTGGGGCGAAGCCGCGCATGA
- a CDS encoding very short patch repair endonuclease: MSVQARRDTGPEMAVRRLLHASGHRYRLQRRVPDFPRRTIDIAFPGPKVAIFLDGCFWHGCPEHATHPKANADWWRNKLDGNIARDRETTAHLVARGWTVLRFWEHEDPVAVADRIARTLTDLRGKKTP, from the coding sequence ATGAGCGTCCAGGCCCGTCGGGACACCGGCCCCGAAATGGCTGTACGACGGCTCCTCCATGCCTCCGGCCATCGCTACCGCTTGCAGCGTCGCGTCCCCGACTTCCCCCGTCGCACGATCGACATCGCCTTTCCCGGACCCAAGGTCGCGATCTTCCTCGACGGCTGTTTCTGGCACGGCTGCCCCGAACATGCCACCCACCCCAAAGCCAATGCCGACTGGTGGCGCAACAAGCTCGACGGCAACATCGCCCGCGACCGCGAAACGACCGCACACCTGGTGGCGCGGGGCTGGACGGTGCTGCGCTTCTGGGAGCACGAGGATCCGGTGGCTGTCGCGGACCGCATCGCCCGTACTCTCACCGATCTCCGGGGCAAAAAAACGCCTTGA
- a CDS encoding PD-(D/E)XK motif protein: MSSEHDAAEAYTSWVDVEHYLHAGQSTSFPLRTARGPRVDYVVTDDRSIALHLELGPRQRLPRSPLPLVRIDEIAQNGIRMARLRLTQERLLRDFHDLLNAVADRVVAHDRTPDQAFNETVRAWSALLERPRTLDANRRIGLMGELAVLNSLGSQHGWETAVDAWTGSFATEHDFGLLDHDIEVKTTSSARRLHTIHGLGQLAPVEGRPLWLVSFQIVRGGAHGRTLSECVAAVRNRVSQAAPATVARLDVRLAARGWCSDATDDERWTMRPTPLVLPVDEDLPRLTPALLAALPQEARECVDDVTYRIDLTHKAPVTSPEPPAALRAFRLP, encoded by the coding sequence ATGTCGAGTGAACACGATGCCGCCGAGGCATACACCTCCTGGGTGGACGTCGAGCACTACCTCCACGCGGGCCAGAGCACTTCGTTTCCCCTCCGCACCGCGCGCGGCCCCCGTGTGGACTACGTCGTCACCGACGATCGCTCGATCGCCCTCCATCTCGAGCTGGGGCCCCGCCAGCGGTTGCCCCGTTCCCCGCTTCCTCTTGTCCGGATCGACGAGATCGCGCAGAACGGCATTCGGATGGCCCGGCTCCGGCTCACTCAAGAGCGCCTGTTGCGCGACTTCCACGATCTGCTCAATGCGGTCGCGGACCGCGTGGTCGCCCACGATCGCACCCCCGACCAGGCCTTCAACGAGACGGTACGGGCCTGGAGCGCCCTCCTGGAGCGGCCGCGAACGCTCGACGCCAACAGGCGCATCGGACTGATGGGCGAACTGGCCGTTCTCAACTCCCTCGGGAGCCAACACGGTTGGGAAACCGCGGTCGACGCCTGGACGGGCTCCTTCGCCACCGAACACGACTTCGGCCTCCTGGATCATGACATCGAGGTCAAAACCACATCCTCGGCGCGCCGCCTCCATACGATCCACGGTCTGGGCCAGCTGGCCCCTGTCGAAGGGCGTCCGCTGTGGCTGGTGTCGTTCCAGATCGTGCGGGGTGGCGCGCACGGCCGCACGCTCAGCGAGTGTGTTGCCGCCGTCCGCAACCGCGTCTCACAGGCCGCTCCCGCCACCGTGGCCCGTCTCGACGTCCGCCTCGCAGCCCGGGGTTGGTGCTCCGACGCCACGGACGACGAACGCTGGACCATGCGACCGACGCCCCTCGTGCTGCCTGTGGACGAAGACCTTCCACGTCTTACCCCCGCACTTCTCGCTGCGCTTCCGCAGGAGGCACGAGAGTGCGTCGATGACGTCACCTACCGCATCGATCTGACCCACAAAGCCCCCGTGACATCCCCCGAACCGCCCGCCGCCCTGCGTGCGTTCCGTCTTCCGTAA
- a CDS encoding PQQ-binding-like beta-propeller repeat protein — protein sequence MPVPLILAIVMVLLVAAGVGGYFLFSGDSADPGAARPANALPRKWEAASSVSEREGQNENGLRSMWFNNDDVIYGDGEGVRAYNRKTGKKKWTVKTPKGAGEVCAMSAEPSDDGVGAVVFDAGGDDCSYLSVVDTDTGRTLWSKNLQDGHGAEHEPRVVVNSKVVAVTIGQTYAGFSVGRGAKVWDLTARGHDCTNSVGLSPQYLAVASDCSDAKPQKQLMLQDLEYDSIHSTVTGEDHTIVRTLSDRPLTLLTESGSTADPVHYIQTYTDKPKPDHTFQLSGELKDLKFEPRNTYVDEDEQILVTGYGAGNGLAAMDMKTGKLLWKKRGSAAIAGVNNQGLMMVTDSPDSGASAVKELVVMVGLRDGKEKVKGTLYEKEHNLPAPSDMSLGLDRDNMLFIQSERLTDNRPSVQAFEVPFG from the coding sequence GTGCCCGTACCGCTCATCCTGGCGATCGTGATGGTCCTGCTGGTGGCTGCCGGGGTCGGCGGGTACTTCCTCTTCTCCGGGGACTCCGCCGACCCGGGCGCCGCGCGGCCCGCGAACGCCCTGCCGCGGAAGTGGGAGGCGGCATCGTCCGTGTCCGAGCGCGAGGGGCAGAACGAGAACGGGCTGCGCTCGATGTGGTTCAACAACGACGACGTCATCTACGGCGACGGCGAGGGCGTACGGGCCTACAACCGCAAGACCGGCAAGAAGAAGTGGACGGTCAAGACGCCCAAGGGCGCGGGCGAGGTCTGCGCGATGTCCGCGGAGCCCAGTGACGACGGTGTGGGTGCCGTGGTCTTCGACGCGGGTGGCGACGACTGCTCCTATCTCTCCGTCGTCGACACCGACACCGGCCGCACGCTGTGGTCCAAGAACCTCCAGGACGGTCACGGTGCGGAGCATGAGCCGCGGGTCGTGGTGAACAGCAAGGTCGTCGCCGTCACGATCGGCCAGACCTATGCCGGCTTCTCCGTCGGCCGTGGAGCGAAGGTCTGGGACCTGACCGCGCGCGGTCACGACTGCACCAACTCGGTCGGGCTGAGCCCCCAGTACCTGGCGGTGGCCAGCGACTGCTCCGACGCGAAGCCGCAGAAGCAGCTGATGCTCCAGGACCTGGAGTACGACAGCATCCATTCGACGGTCACGGGTGAGGATCACACGATCGTGCGAACCCTCTCGGACCGGCCCCTGACGCTGCTGACGGAGAGCGGCAGCACGGCCGATCCCGTGCACTACATCCAGACCTATACGGACAAGCCCAAGCCGGACCACACCTTCCAGCTCTCGGGCGAGCTGAAGGACCTGAAGTTCGAGCCGCGCAACACCTACGTCGATGAGGACGAGCAGATCCTGGTGACCGGTTACGGCGCGGGCAACGGGCTTGCGGCGATGGACATGAAGACGGGCAAGCTGCTGTGGAAGAAGCGCGGCTCGGCGGCCATCGCCGGTGTGAACAACCAAGGCCTGATGATGGTGACCGATTCACCCGACAGCGGCGCCTCCGCAGTGAAGGAGCTGGTGGTCATGGTCGGCTTGCGTGACGGCAAGGAGAAGGTGAAGGGCACGCTCTACGAGAAGGAGCACAATCTTCCGGCCCCCAGCGATATGTCACTGGGCTTGGACAGGGACAACATGCTCTTCATCCAGAGCGAGCGGCTCACTGACAACCGGCCGAGCGTGCAGGCCTTCGAGGTGCCGTTCGGCTGA
- a CDS encoding ATP-binding protein: MTDWQFDVPTTGSKHLPPDSRYVEALSSQGYGFEVAIADLVDNSIDAGAKDVVIHFLRDDDRLVSLLVVDDGRGMDEEALDIAMTVGGRRSYDVGALGMFGTGLKSASLSHADAVTVVSTTKRTRAVGRRWLMEHARAGFQCDIVAPDFAQKLIDRYYDKPITWQGTVIRWDGVKDFPKVGGGGQTDRYLHRTINKLGLHLGLHLHRFLSRDTFNITIAVEDVRSGVVYLDYGVEPLDPFGYPVTGNGEYPRRFTADVRSVGSVHLQAHVWPAKSNLNEYKAVGTVIDRQGFYFYRNDRLVQAGGWNNYRQPEPNLSLARVAVDLPDDPGDVFRLTVKKSGVEASPEFTAALEQAADLEGRLFDQYLADADATYRTARKRSGTTRSEVIAPGKGIAPEVRHVIEEELPSVPYEEPISVIWKSLPQDVFFDLDREEHLIVLNQHYRTAILGGRRGGINDAPMIKSLMYLLLHKIFEYERAGAKQKDNLQLWQSILIAAARSELDRVADDVE, translated from the coding sequence ATGACGGACTGGCAGTTCGATGTCCCCACAACCGGCAGCAAGCATCTGCCCCCTGATTCACGCTACGTGGAGGCTCTCAGCAGCCAGGGTTACGGCTTCGAGGTGGCCATCGCCGACCTCGTCGACAATTCCATCGACGCAGGGGCAAAGGATGTGGTCATCCACTTCCTGAGGGACGACGACCGGTTGGTCTCGCTCCTCGTCGTCGACGACGGTCGCGGAATGGACGAGGAAGCCCTCGACATCGCCATGACCGTCGGTGGGCGCCGCAGTTACGACGTAGGCGCGCTGGGCATGTTCGGCACCGGTCTGAAGTCCGCTTCCCTCTCTCATGCCGACGCCGTGACGGTGGTCTCCACCACCAAGCGCACCCGCGCCGTCGGACGGCGCTGGCTGATGGAGCACGCCAGAGCGGGATTCCAGTGCGACATCGTCGCCCCGGACTTCGCGCAGAAGCTCATCGACCGCTACTACGACAAGCCCATCACATGGCAGGGAACGGTCATCCGCTGGGACGGCGTCAAGGACTTCCCCAAGGTCGGGGGAGGCGGTCAGACCGATCGCTATCTGCACCGCACTATCAACAAGCTCGGGCTCCACCTCGGCCTCCATCTGCACCGCTTCCTCTCCCGCGACACCTTCAACATCACGATCGCGGTCGAGGACGTACGGTCGGGCGTCGTCTATCTCGACTACGGCGTCGAGCCGCTGGACCCGTTCGGCTATCCCGTCACGGGCAACGGCGAGTATCCGCGTCGCTTCACCGCCGATGTCCGGTCTGTGGGAAGCGTGCACCTGCAGGCCCACGTCTGGCCGGCGAAGTCGAATCTCAATGAGTACAAGGCCGTGGGCACGGTCATCGATCGGCAGGGCTTCTACTTCTACCGGAACGATCGACTCGTGCAAGCGGGCGGTTGGAACAACTACCGCCAGCCGGAACCGAACCTGTCCCTCGCCCGCGTGGCCGTCGATCTGCCGGATGACCCGGGCGATGTCTTCCGGCTCACCGTCAAGAAGTCCGGCGTGGAGGCCTCACCGGAGTTCACCGCCGCCCTGGAGCAGGCGGCCGATCTCGAGGGCCGCCTCTTCGACCAGTACTTGGCCGACGCCGACGCGACGTACCGGACGGCGCGCAAGCGCTCCGGGACCACGCGGTCCGAGGTGATCGCTCCCGGCAAGGGAATCGCTCCCGAGGTTCGACACGTCATCGAGGAAGAGCTGCCCTCGGTGCCGTACGAGGAGCCGATCTCGGTGATCTGGAAGAGCCTCCCCCAGGACGTCTTCTTCGACCTCGACCGCGAGGAACACTTGATCGTCCTCAACCAGCACTACCGCACCGCCATCCTGGGCGGCCGACGAGGAGGCATCAACGACGCCCCGATGATCAAGTCGTTGATGTACCTCCTGCTGCACAAAATCTTCGAGTACGAACGCGCCGGCGCGAAGCAGAAGGACAACCTGCAGTTGTGGCAGTCGATCCTGATCGCCGCGGCACGCAGCGAACTGGACAGGGTGGCCGACGATGTCGAGTGA
- the trmB gene encoding tRNA (guanosine(46)-N7)-methyltransferase TrmB — protein MSENLTTPATPAAEAAAPTAGAQASPTREAAPQQTDVQQSGPQEAEAPGADTYEADTHGATPHGTDAHEADAQNPRPLGSTAVSAATPRRGAPMFPDGTGPAADPAGSHHERRIRSFQPRRSRVSPTQADALRRLWPTWGLDIDGLSRIDLDAFFDGLPVVLEIGFGMGEATAQMAAADPDTGILGCDVHTPGQGNLLGLAERNGLSNIRVANGDAIILLREMLAPASLAGLRVYFPDPWPKKRHHKRRLVQPEFIALAATRLAPGALVHCATDWEPYAEQMLEVLSAEPALENLHPGYAPRPDFRPLTKFEGQGLDKGHVVHDLLFRRRDT, from the coding sequence GTGTCCGAGAACCTCACCACCCCCGCCACCCCCGCCGCGGAAGCAGCCGCTCCGACAGCCGGCGCCCAGGCCTCCCCCACCCGGGAAGCCGCCCCGCAGCAGACCGACGTGCAGCAGTCCGGCCCGCAGGAAGCCGAGGCACCCGGAGCCGACACATACGAGGCCGACACGCACGGGGCCACCCCACACGGGACCGACGCCCACGAGGCCGACGCGCAGAACCCCCGCCCCCTCGGCTCCACCGCCGTCTCGGCCGCCACCCCGCGCCGAGGTGCGCCCATGTTCCCCGACGGGACCGGGCCCGCCGCCGACCCCGCGGGTTCGCATCACGAGCGCCGGATCCGCTCCTTCCAGCCGCGCCGCAGCCGCGTGTCGCCCACCCAGGCGGACGCGCTGCGCCGCTTGTGGCCCACCTGGGGGCTGGACATCGACGGCCTCTCCCGTATCGATCTCGACGCCTTCTTCGACGGGCTGCCGGTCGTGCTGGAGATCGGCTTCGGCATGGGCGAGGCCACGGCGCAGATGGCCGCCGCCGACCCGGACACCGGCATCCTCGGCTGCGACGTCCACACCCCAGGGCAGGGCAATCTGCTCGGTCTCGCGGAGCGGAACGGCCTGTCCAACATCCGGGTGGCCAACGGCGACGCCATCATCCTGCTGCGCGAGATGCTGGCCCCCGCCTCCCTCGCCGGCCTGCGCGTCTACTTCCCCGACCCCTGGCCGAAGAAGCGCCACCACAAGCGCCGCCTCGTCCAGCCGGAGTTCATCGCCCTGGCGGCCACCCGGCTCGCGCCCGGTGCCCTCGTCCACTGCGCGACCGACTGGGAGCCGTACGCCGAGCAGATGCTCGAAGTCCTCTCCGCCGAGCCGGCGCTCGAAAACCTCCACCCCGGCTATGCGCCGCGCCCGGACTTCCGCCCGCTCACCAAGTTCGAGGGCCAGGGCCTGGACAAGGGGCATGTCGTCCACGACCTCCTCTTCCGCCGCCGCGACACATAG
- a CDS encoding MFS transporter: MSRDIRGPNEKLGTVLALAGISNAGLARRVNDLGAQRGLTLRYDKTSVARWVSKGMVPQGAAPHLIASAIGSKLGRPVPLHEIGLADADPAPEVGLAFPRDVGAAVRSATELYRLDLAGRRAGGGGIWQSLAGSFAVSAYATPASRWLISPADSSVAREAAEARDKDAAAAGDGGVPQHVGHSDVSKLREAAEDARRWDSKYGGGDWRSSMVPECLRVDAAPLLLASYSDEVGRALFGATSELTRLAGWMAFDTGQQEAAQRYYIQALRLARAAADVPLGGYVLASMSLQATYRGFADEGVDLAQAALERNRGLATARTMSFFRLVEARAQAKAGEARACEVALKASEGWLERSRSGDPDPSWLDFYSYERFAADAAECYRDLRLPRQVRRFTEQALSRPTEEFVRSHGLRLVVSAVAELESGNLDAACAAGTRAVEVAGRISSARTTEYVRDLLHRLEPYGDEPRVVELRERARPLLAAPA, encoded by the coding sequence ATGTCCAGGGATATACGCGGGCCGAACGAAAAGCTCGGCACTGTTCTCGCCCTCGCGGGTATCAGCAATGCCGGACTGGCACGCCGGGTCAACGACCTCGGTGCGCAGCGCGGACTGACGCTTCGCTATGACAAGACGTCGGTGGCGCGGTGGGTCTCCAAGGGCATGGTGCCGCAGGGCGCCGCGCCCCATCTGATCGCGTCCGCGATCGGCAGCAAGCTCGGCCGGCCGGTTCCGCTGCACGAGATCGGGCTGGCCGACGCGGACCCGGCGCCCGAGGTGGGCCTGGCCTTTCCCCGCGATGTGGGCGCCGCGGTGCGCTCCGCGACCGAGCTGTACCGTCTCGATCTGGCCGGACGGCGGGCGGGCGGCGGCGGTATCTGGCAGAGCCTGGCCGGATCCTTCGCCGTCAGCGCGTACGCCACCCCCGCCTCGCGCTGGCTGATATCCCCGGCCGACAGCTCGGTGGCGCGGGAGGCGGCCGAGGCGCGCGACAAGGACGCCGCGGCGGCCGGCGACGGCGGGGTTCCGCAGCACGTCGGCCACAGCGACGTCAGCAAGCTGCGCGAGGCGGCGGAGGACGCGCGCCGCTGGGACTCCAAATACGGCGGCGGGGACTGGCGTTCGTCGATGGTCCCGGAATGCCTCCGGGTGGACGCGGCCCCGTTGCTCCTCGCCTCGTACAGCGACGAAGTGGGCCGTGCGCTCTTCGGGGCGACCTCCGAACTCACCCGGCTGGCAGGGTGGATGGCCTTCGACACGGGCCAGCAGGAGGCCGCGCAGCGGTACTACATCCAGGCGCTGCGGCTGGCCCGCGCGGCCGCCGACGTCCCCCTGGGCGGCTATGTCCTCGCCTCGATGTCCCTCCAGGCGACCTACCGGGGCTTCGCCGACGAGGGCGTCGACCTCGCCCAGGCCGCCCTGGAGCGCAACCGCGGCCTGGCCACGGCCCGCACCATGAGCTTCTTCCGCCTGGTCGAGGCGCGGGCGCAGGCCAAGGCCGGTGAGGCGCGCGCCTGCGAGGTGGCGCTGAAGGCCTCCGAGGGCTGGCTGGAGCGCTCCCGGAGCGGCGACCCCGACCCCTCGTGGCTGGACTTCTACTCCTACGAACGCTTCGCCGCCGACGCCGCCGAGTGCTACCGCGACCTGCGGCTGCCCCGCCAGGTGCGCCGCTTCACCGAGCAGGCGCTGTCCCGTCCCACCGAGGAGTTCGTCCGCTCGCACGGTCTGCGCCTGGTCGTCTCCGCCGTCGCCGAACTGGAGTCCGGCAATCTGGACGCGGCCTGCGCGGCGGGCACCCGTGCGGTCGAGGTGGCCGGACGGATCTCCTCCGCCCGCACCACCGAGTACGTCCGCGATCTGCTGCACCGCCTGGAGCCGTACGGCGACGAGCCCCGGGTGGTCGAGCTGCGGGAGCGGGCGAGGCCGCTGCTGGCGGCACCGGCTTAA
- a CDS encoding PrsW family intramembrane metalloprotease produces MYPSQPPPHPPSAPAPPPYTPHPHEDAAAHRRRTAPWNSTTLRAVALISLLALSGVIIIGMVRQETGTEGFLVGLGLAVFPVPLLVAAFCWLDRVEPEPWRNLAFAFAWGACAAALVALLANGFATDWLAANIASASPSEAEAWGATVIAPVVEEVAKAAAVLFLYRFRRNDFDGITDGIVIAGITATGFAFTENVLYLGNAFGEDQSMGHSGLDSLTAGAFFFRIIVSPFAHPLFTILTGLAFGIAANRYPRRRAARIALALLGLLTAVLLHAIWNGASSLGDPGFLIVYGLFMVPVLLALTWLAIWARNQELLSLRGYLAPYITAGWLTPTEPAALSSLKTRALARDIARTTQGPAAARAVTEYATVATTLSFHRRRAHLLGPAPDFFHREQHLLQHLRYYQAWARPALTDALGTGIRTREPHGRSPRPDGRP; encoded by the coding sequence GTGTACCCGTCCCAGCCGCCCCCGCACCCGCCGTCCGCGCCCGCCCCTCCCCCGTACACACCCCACCCGCACGAGGACGCGGCCGCACACCGCCGCCGGACGGCGCCCTGGAACAGCACCACCCTCCGCGCCGTCGCCCTGATCTCGCTGCTCGCGCTCTCCGGCGTGATCATCATCGGCATGGTCCGCCAGGAGACCGGCACCGAAGGCTTCCTGGTCGGCCTCGGCCTGGCCGTCTTCCCGGTGCCGCTCCTCGTCGCGGCGTTCTGCTGGCTCGACCGCGTCGAACCCGAGCCCTGGCGCAACCTCGCGTTCGCCTTCGCCTGGGGCGCCTGCGCCGCCGCCCTGGTCGCGCTCCTCGCCAACGGCTTCGCCACCGACTGGCTGGCCGCCAACATCGCCTCGGCATCCCCCTCCGAGGCCGAGGCCTGGGGCGCCACGGTCATCGCCCCGGTCGTCGAGGAGGTGGCCAAGGCCGCCGCGGTCCTCTTCCTCTACCGCTTCCGCCGCAACGACTTCGACGGCATCACCGACGGCATCGTCATCGCCGGGATCACCGCCACCGGCTTCGCCTTCACCGAGAACGTCCTCTACCTGGGCAACGCCTTCGGCGAGGACCAGTCGATGGGCCACTCCGGGCTGGACTCCCTCACCGCCGGCGCCTTCTTCTTCCGCATCATCGTCTCCCCCTTCGCCCACCCGCTCTTCACGATCCTCACCGGCCTCGCGTTCGGCATCGCCGCCAACCGCTACCCCCGCCGCCGCGCCGCCCGCATCGCGCTCGCCCTCCTCGGGCTCCTCACCGCCGTCCTCCTGCACGCCATCTGGAACGGCGCCTCCTCCCTCGGCGACCCCGGCTTCCTCATCGTCTACGGCCTCTTCATGGTCCCCGTCCTCCTCGCCCTCACCTGGCTGGCGATCTGGGCCCGCAACCAAGAACTGCTCTCCCTGCGCGGCTACCTCGCCCCCTACATCACCGCCGGCTGGCTCACCCCCACCGAACCCGCCGCCCTCTCCTCCCTCAAAACCCGCGCCCTGGCGCGCGATATCGCCCGCACCACCCAGGGCCCCGCCGCCGCCCGCGCCGTCACCGAGTACGCCACCGTCGCCACCACCCTCTCCTTCCACCGCCGCCGAGCCCACCTCCTGGGCCCCGCACCCGACTTCTTCCACCGGGAACAGCACTTGCTGCAGCATTTGCGGTACTACCAGGCCTGGGCACGGCCGGCGCTGACCGATGCACTGGGGACCGGAATCCGGACCCGTGAGCCGCACGGCCGATCACCCCGCCCCGACGGTCGGCCCTGA